A stretch of [Clostridium] innocuum DNA encodes these proteins:
- the hprK gene encoding HPr(Ser) kinase/phosphatase: protein MEEQNIVKVRTLVENFDFIQITGDDASLERPIVIADTNRPGLELAGYFENSQQKRLVILGDKEIAYIATMSVHKQRKSFDFITNEQTPAIIVTKGHKCPDVLKRYAKRKNFPIFLSSSPTYRLIVDIVAFLDEQLATSMCIHGGLLSIYGKGVLIRGESGMGKSEIALELIKRGHLLVADDRVDCYRIHNKIVGKAPELLREMLEIRGIGVINVSRMFGVSSVLPKAEINFQVNLEPWKADQDYDRVGIEEKKHENILGIDIPKIVVPVREGRSMAVIIESAVTNYMLSVMGMDSAKEFEQRVLDYIEKNKNEQ from the coding sequence ATGGAAGAACAGAATATCGTGAAAGTCAGAACGCTTGTCGAAAACTTTGACTTCATACAGATAACCGGAGATGATGCATCTCTGGAGCGTCCCATTGTCATTGCGGATACCAATCGCCCCGGTCTGGAGCTGGCAGGCTATTTTGAGAATTCCCAGCAGAAGCGGCTGGTTATTCTCGGAGATAAGGAAATCGCCTATATTGCGACAATGAGCGTACACAAGCAGCGAAAATCCTTTGACTTTATCACCAACGAACAAACACCGGCCATTATTGTGACCAAGGGACATAAGTGTCCGGATGTATTAAAGCGCTATGCGAAGCGGAAAAACTTTCCGATTTTCCTATCCAGCTCCCCGACCTACCGTCTGATTGTCGATATCGTGGCGTTTCTGGATGAGCAGCTGGCAACCAGTATGTGCATTCACGGAGGACTGCTCTCCATCTATGGAAAAGGTGTACTGATTCGCGGGGAAAGCGGAATGGGGAAAAGTGAAATCGCATTGGAGCTGATCAAGCGCGGTCACCTGCTGGTGGCGGATGACCGAGTGGACTGTTATCGAATCCACAACAAAATTGTAGGGAAGGCTCCGGAGCTGTTGCGGGAAATGCTGGAAATTCGTGGAATCGGTGTCATCAATGTATCCAGAATGTTCGGCGTCAGCTCTGTCCTGCCTAAAGCAGAAATCAATTTCCAGGTCAATCTGGAGCCGTGGAAAGCGGATCAGGATTATGACCGCGTAGGAATCGAAGAAAAAAAGCATGAGAATATTCTGGGCATCGACATACCGAAAATCGTTGTCCCGGTGCGTGAAGGCCGTTCTATGGCAGTCATTATTGAATCTGCGGTAACGAATTATATGTTATCCGTCATGGGGATGGACAGCGCCAAGGAGTTTGAGCAGCGTGTCCTTGACTATATCGAAAAGAACAAGAATGAACAATAG
- a CDS encoding LacI family transcriptional regulator has product MKVTIKDIAKKAGVSVSTVSLVLNDRPCRVAQQTRDTIKDIAKQYNYKVNQTARSLVTRKSNILGLIIPDIENLFFSALCKRMEEYLRELGYALMIVNSNDHAADDSMLIDLLVSRGVDGLGITVSNESYQDETIRKKLASLSIPYVMIDRMYPDLNCSKVYFDNESGAYMAIEKLVKSGHKKIACIGISSASKTGASRVAGYRKAMQQFQLEVREDYILDGNYRFQGGYTCAKQLMKMDVTAAFICNDMMTLGVMRYFQEHHVRIPQDISIVSYDNTLNRFTLGTEITSVDQNVGLLAKTSCNELLAQLRDPAHRKQDICLKPQLIEKDSVQII; this is encoded by the coding sequence ATGAAAGTGACCATTAAGGACATCGCAAAAAAAGCGGGTGTCAGTGTCAGTACGGTGTCGCTCGTGTTGAACGATAGGCCATGCCGTGTAGCTCAGCAGACACGCGACACCATCAAGGACATTGCGAAGCAGTATAATTATAAGGTCAATCAGACCGCAAGAAGTCTGGTCACCAGAAAATCGAATATTCTGGGCCTCATCATTCCGGATATCGAAAACCTGTTCTTCTCCGCATTATGCAAACGGATGGAGGAATACCTCCGGGAGCTGGGATACGCACTCATGATCGTGAATTCCAATGATCATGCAGCGGATGACAGCATGCTCATCGATCTCCTTGTTTCAAGAGGGGTTGACGGTCTTGGTATCACCGTCAGCAATGAATCCTATCAGGATGAAACGATACGCAAAAAGCTGGCATCCCTTTCCATCCCCTATGTGATGATTGACCGTATGTATCCCGATCTGAATTGCAGCAAGGTTTATTTTGATAACGAATCAGGTGCTTATATGGCCATTGAAAAGCTAGTGAAAAGCGGCCACAAAAAAATCGCATGCATCGGAATTTCTTCCGCAAGCAAAACTGGGGCGAGCCGTGTTGCAGGCTATCGCAAAGCTATGCAGCAGTTCCAGCTGGAGGTTCGTGAAGATTATATTCTTGATGGAAATTATCGCTTTCAGGGTGGATATACCTGTGCAAAGCAGCTGATGAAGATGGATGTTACCGCTGCCTTTATCTGTAATGATATGATGACACTGGGGGTCATGCGTTACTTCCAGGAGCATCATGTCCGCATACCGCAGGATATATCCATCGTCAGCTATGACAACACATTAAACCGGTTTACGCTGGGTACTGAGATCACAAGTGTGGATCAGAATGTCGGGCTGCTGGCAAAAACTTCCTGTAATGAGCTGCTGGCACAGCTGCGTGACCCTGCGCATCGTAAACAGGATATCTGTCTGAAGCCGCAGCTGATTGAAAAAGACAGCGTCCAAATCATATAG
- the trxB gene encoding thioredoxin-disulfide reductase: MERRYDLIIIGAGPAGMSAAIYGSRAGLKTAMLEMGAPGGKLIKTAEISNWPGIIETNGAKLASDMFEHSTSFGAEYLYGNVIRVEDGAYKKIICEDGTEYEAKAVIVATGTQERMMNVPGELENVGRGVSYCAVCDGAFFRDQEVVVIGGGNSALEEANYLTQFASKVNIIIRRDVFRADSIVQNAIKDNPKITVVTKHVPVRVVDDGMRVTGLVIRNVDTNVETEMKTHGIFPYIGLDPATSFLEGLGILDERGYMIVDENCETKAKGIYGAGDVIAKKLRQVVTATNDGAIAAQHAFHEIKGI, encoded by the coding sequence ATGGAGCGACGTTACGATTTAATTATCATTGGTGCCGGACCTGCCGGCATGAGTGCGGCAATATATGGAAGCAGAGCCGGCTTGAAAACAGCAATGCTGGAAATGGGGGCTCCCGGAGGAAAGCTGATCAAGACGGCGGAAATCAGCAACTGGCCGGGCATTATTGAAACAAACGGTGCCAAGCTGGCAAGCGATATGTTTGAGCATTCCACATCCTTTGGTGCGGAATACCTGTATGGCAATGTCATCCGTGTGGAGGATGGCGCATATAAAAAAATCATCTGTGAGGATGGAACGGAGTATGAGGCAAAGGCTGTCATTGTGGCAACCGGAACACAGGAGCGTATGATGAATGTGCCGGGGGAACTGGAAAATGTCGGACGCGGTGTATCCTATTGTGCAGTATGCGACGGTGCATTTTTCCGCGATCAGGAGGTTGTGGTCATCGGCGGCGGCAACTCTGCGCTGGAGGAAGCAAATTATCTGACACAGTTTGCCAGCAAGGTGAATATCATAATACGACGGGATGTATTCCGTGCAGACAGCATTGTTCAAAATGCAATCAAGGATAATCCAAAAATCACGGTGGTGACAAAGCATGTGCCGGTGCGTGTTGTCGATGACGGTATGCGCGTTACCGGTCTGGTCATACGAAACGTGGATACGAATGTGGAAACAGAAATGAAAACACATGGCATATTCCCGTATATCGGACTGGATCCGGCAACCTCCTTTTTAGAGGGGCTGGGTATCCTGGATGAGCGCGGCTACATGATCGTGGATGAAAACTGTGAAACAAAGGCAAAGGGCATCTATGGTGCCGGAGACGTCATTGCGAAAAAACTGCGCCAGGTTGTTACGGCAACCAACGACGGAGCCATTGCGGCACAGCATGCATTTCATGAGATAAAGGGGATCTGA
- a CDS encoding rubredoxin — translation MAKYVCDICNWEYDEAAGLPDQGIAPGTKWEELPEDFKCPLCGAPKDMFTQL, via the coding sequence ATGGCAAAATACGTTTGCGATATCTGTAACTGGGAATACGATGAGGCGGCAGGTCTGCCGGATCAGGGAATTGCCCCGGGTACAAAGTGGGAAGAGCTTCCGGAGGATTTCAAGTGTCCTCTGTGCGGTGCACCGAAGGACATGTTCACACAGCTGTAA
- the uvrA gene encoding excinuclease ABC subunit UvrA codes for MNHDYIDIKGARENNLKNIDIRIPRDKFVIMTGVSGSGKTSLAFDTVYAEGQRRYVESLSAYARQFLGNSEKPDVDSIEGLSPSISIDQKTTSNNPRSTVGTVTEIYDYLRLLYARVGIPYCPTHNEPITSQTIKQMVDRIMEIEDKTRLTILSPIEHGKKGTHRDLFEHLRKEGYIRVRVDGEMKLLEDVESLEKNKKHNIDVVVDRIVKGSDRSRLHDSLETALKLSDGLAVVTYNEEEILFSSNYSCKYCGFNIPKLEPRLFSFNAPFGACDHCKGLGITQKVDVDYLIPDRTKSIRQGGIIYYKNIVGTENLEWQRFKALIDYYKIDIDKPIKDLKKSELDILLYGSKDLISYRLASRSGNVMKKTEFIEGVCTLIERRYMETSSTMSREWYATFLAEAPCPICKGRRLNEQALSVRVGGINIYEWTTMSVKQAIEFMKQLELTQQQKDIAKLILKEIADRLGFLSNVGLGYLTLDRLAGSLSGGEAQRIRLATQIGSRLSGVLYVLDEPSIGLHQRDNDRLIDTLKNMRDLGNSLIVVEHDEDTMRASDYVIDIGPGAGIHGGNVVAAGTPEEVMANENSLTGQYLSGKRKIEIPTKRRKGNGKKLEIVGASENNLKNVSVKIPLGTLTVVTGVSGSGKSSLVNEVLSKGVMHSLGRTRIRPGKHKKIKGIENIDKLIDISQDPIGRTPRSNPATYTGVFDDIRDLYTQTPEAKMRGYEKGRFSFNVKGGRCEACQGDGILRISMHFLPDVYVPCEECGGKRYNEETLQVTYKGKNIYDVLEMSVEEAIDFFSNMHKIKHKLQTLKDVGLGYIKLGQSATSLSGGEAQRVKLASELQRKATGKTLFILDEPTTGLHTHDVKKLLEVLQRIVENGDTVIVIEHNLDVIKSADYIIDIGPEGGDEGGTIIASGTPEQIIKVENSYTGQYLKKVLEKG; via the coding sequence ATGAATCATGACTATATAGATATCAAAGGCGCTAGAGAAAACAATTTGAAAAACATTGATATCCGTATCCCGAGAGACAAGTTTGTCATCATGACCGGTGTATCCGGTTCCGGTAAGACATCTCTTGCATTTGATACGGTCTACGCAGAGGGACAGCGGCGGTATGTGGAATCGCTGAGTGCCTATGCACGCCAGTTCCTTGGCAACAGTGAGAAGCCGGATGTGGATTCCATTGAGGGACTTTCCCCGTCCATTTCCATCGATCAGAAGACGACCAGCAACAATCCGCGTTCCACGGTCGGAACGGTCACGGAAATCTATGACTATTTGAGACTTCTGTATGCAAGGGTGGGTATCCCCTACTGTCCGACACACAATGAACCCATCACATCACAGACGATCAAGCAGATGGTGGACCGTATCATGGAAATTGAGGATAAGACACGCCTGACCATCTTATCTCCAATCGAGCATGGCAAAAAGGGAACCCACAGGGATTTGTTTGAGCATCTGCGCAAGGAAGGCTATATCCGTGTCCGCGTTGACGGAGAAATGAAGCTTCTGGAGGATGTGGAGTCTTTGGAGAAAAACAAAAAGCACAATATCGATGTGGTGGTAGACCGGATCGTAAAGGGGAGTGATCGTTCCCGCCTCCACGATTCACTGGAAACTGCGCTGAAACTGAGTGATGGACTGGCGGTTGTTACATATAATGAAGAGGAGATTCTGTTTTCCAGCAATTATTCCTGTAAATACTGCGGCTTCAACATTCCGAAGCTGGAGCCGCGGCTGTTTTCCTTCAATGCACCGTTTGGTGCCTGTGACCACTGCAAGGGACTTGGCATCACGCAGAAGGTGGATGTGGATTATCTGATCCCGGATCGCACCAAGTCCATACGACAGGGCGGTATTATATATTATAAGAATATTGTCGGAACAGAAAATCTGGAATGGCAGCGTTTCAAGGCACTTATTGACTATTATAAGATTGATATCGATAAACCGATCAAGGATCTGAAGAAAAGCGAACTGGACATATTACTGTATGGTTCTAAGGATCTCATTTCCTATCGGCTGGCAAGCCGCAGCGGCAATGTCATGAAAAAGACGGAATTTATTGAGGGTGTATGTACTCTGATTGAACGCCGTTACATGGAAACCAGCTCTACAATGTCCAGAGAATGGTATGCGACCTTCCTTGCGGAGGCACCGTGCCCAATCTGTAAGGGACGCCGCTTGAATGAACAGGCATTAAGTGTTCGCGTAGGTGGCATCAACATTTATGAATGGACAACCATGTCTGTCAAGCAGGCAATCGAATTTATGAAGCAGCTGGAGCTGACACAGCAGCAGAAGGACATCGCTAAGCTGATCCTCAAGGAAATCGCAGATCGTCTGGGCTTTTTGAGCAATGTCGGTCTCGGTTATCTGACGCTGGATCGACTGGCAGGCTCTTTGTCCGGAGGAGAAGCGCAGCGAATCCGTCTGGCAACCCAGATCGGTTCCCGTTTAAGCGGTGTTCTGTATGTACTGGATGAGCCGAGTATCGGTCTGCATCAGCGGGACAACGACCGTCTGATCGACACCCTGAAAAATATGCGGGATCTTGGCAACTCACTGATTGTTGTAGAGCATGATGAGGATACGATGCGCGCCAGTGATTATGTCATTGATATCGGTCCGGGCGCCGGAATTCATGGCGGCAATGTTGTCGCAGCCGGTACACCGGAGGAGGTCATGGCAAATGAAAACTCCTTAACCGGTCAGTATCTGAGCGGGAAACGAAAGATAGAAATCCCTACGAAACGACGTAAGGGAAACGGCAAGAAGCTGGAGATTGTCGGTGCCAGCGAAAACAACCTGAAAAATGTCAGTGTGAAAATCCCTCTGGGAACATTAACGGTCGTTACCGGTGTGAGCGGCAGTGGAAAATCATCCCTCGTTAATGAGGTGTTAAGCAAGGGTGTCATGCATTCACTTGGAAGAACAAGAATCCGTCCCGGCAAGCATAAGAAAATCAAGGGGATTGAAAACATCGACAAGCTGATTGATATTTCACAGGATCCAATCGGAAGAACACCGCGGAGTAATCCTGCGACCTATACCGGCGTATTTGACGATATTCGTGATCTGTATACACAGACCCCGGAAGCAAAGATGCGCGGCTATGAAAAGGGACGCTTCTCCTTCAATGTGAAGGGCGGGCGCTGTGAAGCCTGTCAGGGAGATGGCATCCTGCGCATATCCATGCACTTTTTGCCGGATGTCTATGTCCCATGCGAGGAATGCGGCGGCAAGCGCTACAATGAAGAAACCCTGCAGGTAACCTACAAGGGAAAAAATATTTATGATGTTCTGGAAATGAGCGTGGAGGAAGCGATTGACTTTTTCTCCAATATGCATAAAATTAAACATAAGCTGCAGACGCTGAAGGATGTCGGTCTGGGCTACATCAAGCTGGGACAGAGTGCAACCTCCTTGTCCGGCGGTGAAGCGCAGCGTGTCAAGCTGGCAAGCGAGCTGCAGAGAAAAGCAACCGGTAAAACCCTGTTTATACTGGATGAGCCGACAACCGGTCTGCATACCCATGATGTGAAAAAGCTTCTGGAGGTATTGCAGCGGATTGTGGAAAACGGTGATACGGTCATTGTCATTGAACACAATCTGGATGTTATCAAAAGTGCGGATTATATCATTGATATCGGTCCGGAGGGCGGTGACGAAGGCGGTACGATCATTGCGAGCGGAACACCGGAGCAGATCATCAAGGTAGAAAACAGCTATACCGGTCAGTATCTGAAAAAGGTACTGGAGAAAGGATAG
- the rihC gene encoding ribonucleoside hydrolase RihC: protein MNKRPIIIDTDPGIDDALAIAIALFSEELDIRLISTVAGNVGLDKVTYNALRLLKYFGREDVPVAVGADRPLIREFEDASSVHGKSGMEGFDFEEPTQQPLKENAVDAMRNVIMNSSEPVTLVPIAPLTNIALLLKTYPEVKRNIREIVLMGGSASRGNKGVMAEFNIALDPEAAHMVFHSGVKLTMVGLDVGLKALVLPEDSEEIRTMNKTGEMAYCLFKKYRGGSFRTGLKMYDATAVAYLLKPELFEAVETYLDVELHGTMTAGCTLVDLKGYLGKEPNATVCLDIDGNAFRTWFKEAIAKCR from the coding sequence ATGAACAAACGTCCGATTATCATCGATACCGATCCGGGTATTGATGACGCACTCGCCATTGCCATTGCATTATTTTCAGAGGAGCTGGATATCCGTCTGATTTCAACCGTTGCAGGTAATGTCGGTCTGGATAAGGTAACCTACAACGCCCTGCGCCTGTTGAAATACTTCGGGCGTGAGGATGTTCCGGTGGCTGTGGGTGCCGACCGACCGCTGATTCGTGAATTTGAAGATGCCAGCAGTGTACATGGAAAAAGCGGTATGGAGGGCTTTGATTTTGAAGAGCCGACGCAGCAGCCGTTAAAGGAAAATGCCGTTGATGCCATGCGTAATGTCATCATGAACAGCAGCGAGCCGGTAACTCTGGTTCCGATTGCACCCTTGACCAATATCGCGCTGCTGTTGAAGACCTACCCCGAGGTGAAGCGGAATATCCGTGAAATCGTCCTCATGGGAGGCAGCGCAAGCCGTGGAAACAAGGGTGTCATGGCTGAATTTAACATCGCATTGGATCCGGAAGCCGCACATATGGTATTCCACAGCGGGGTAAAGCTGACAATGGTTGGACTGGATGTCGGATTAAAGGCTCTGGTATTGCCGGAAGACAGTGAGGAAATCCGCACCATGAACAAAACCGGGGAAATGGCATACTGCCTGTTTAAGAAATACCGCGGGGGAAGCTTTCGCACAGGCCTGAAAATGTATGATGCAACAGCAGTTGCCTATCTGTTGAAGCCGGAGCTGTTTGAGGCGGTGGAAACGTATCTGGATGTAGAGCTGCATGGCACGATGACTGCCGGCTGTACGCTGGTTGATCTGAAGGGCTATTTAGGGAAAGAGCCGAATGCCACAGTTTGTCTGGATATCGACGGGAATGCATTCCGTACATGGTTCAAGGAAGCCATTGCGAAATGCAGATAG
- a CDS encoding RNA polymerase sigma factor, with protein MKSEEEIQNAIELYADMVQKICVLHMKQRADAEDVFQTVFLKYAQSEPFRDREHEKAWLLKVTMNACRERFRGWFHKHADLQTEVEACADLSEASYFLLDTLNQLPPHYRDVLYLFYYEGYKVREISEIKGKNENTIHTWLKRGREALREKLGGELDDFR; from the coding sequence ATGAAGAGTGAAGAGGAAATACAAAATGCCATAGAGCTGTATGCGGATATGGTACAGAAAATCTGTGTTCTGCATATGAAGCAGCGGGCAGATGCCGAGGATGTGTTCCAGACAGTCTTTCTGAAGTATGCGCAGAGTGAACCGTTTCGGGACCGTGAGCATGAGAAGGCATGGCTGTTAAAGGTAACAATGAATGCATGCAGGGAGAGATTTCGCGGTTGGTTCCATAAACATGCAGATTTACAGACTGAGGTGGAGGCCTGTGCCGATCTTAGCGAGGCTTCCTATTTCCTGCTGGATACATTGAATCAGCTTCCTCCGCATTACCGTGATGTCCTGTATCTGTTTTATTATGAAGGCTATAAGGTGCGGGAAATATCTGAAATCAAAGGAAAAAATGAAAATACAATCCATACCTGGCTGAAAAGAGGCAGGGAAGCGCTGCGTGAAAAACTGGGAGGTGAGCTTGATGATTTTCGATGA
- a CDS encoding TRAP transporter large permease subunit, producing the protein MNDIIMYGSALIAVIIVVIMLIKKMDIKITLFAMGIVLMYIAIAMGNPIAIKEFESTGLTVLDPLKAVIDQFKSTLPAAGFIILILGGYSAYMTSIGANEVTVHTLTKPIKKIKSVYILVPLVFLIGNVLSLVIPSASNLAIILLATLYPVLRQAGMSPLTAAAVIATTATVMPTPLGGDNVAVATELAKYPAFAGMSVTDYVIQYHAMISVPTLIVMAVVHFFWQKFMDKKNTGKLEDNVEVHEVKAVPEGGLYRFVYTLLPIFPILLLIVVYIIRSVTGSNVDISVEVASLLSFLIAIVCEIIRTKDSGKVLKQTEDFFKGMGSSMPIVALLVAASVFVLGLNSIGLIDALQTAMLGVQGSGMGFVLPLILMGLTILIVLLSGSGTALFYAMVPLMVPLAEAAGISAIAVSIPMGLCGNLMRAVSPVAAVVVIVAGTIKANPLDIVKRTSVPMIAGVVTMFVLSMIMFL; encoded by the coding sequence ATGAATGATATCATTATGTATGGATCTGCACTGATTGCCGTTATTATCGTCGTTATCATGCTGATCAAAAAAATGGATATTAAAATCACACTGTTTGCCATGGGTATTGTGTTGATGTATATCGCAATCGCCATGGGAAATCCAATCGCAATCAAGGAATTTGAATCAACCGGTCTTACCGTACTGGATCCGCTGAAGGCTGTAATCGATCAATTCAAGAGTACACTTCCGGCTGCCGGCTTCATCATCCTGATTCTGGGCGGCTATTCCGCCTATATGACGAGCATCGGTGCCAATGAGGTTACGGTTCATACTCTTACCAAGCCAATCAAGAAAATTAAATCGGTATATATCCTTGTTCCACTGGTATTCCTGATAGGAAATGTACTGTCTCTTGTAATTCCAAGTGCTTCCAACCTTGCCATCATCCTGCTTGCGACACTGTATCCTGTTTTGCGTCAGGCCGGTATGTCTCCGTTGACCGCAGCGGCAGTCATTGCCACTACCGCAACGGTTATGCCGACTCCTCTTGGCGGTGACAATGTTGCCGTAGCAACAGAGCTTGCAAAATATCCTGCATTTGCAGGTATGAGTGTTACCGACTATGTTATCCAGTACCATGCCATGATTTCCGTACCGACCCTGATTGTTATGGCCGTTGTGCACTTCTTCTGGCAGAAGTTTATGGACAAGAAAAACACAGGTAAGCTGGAAGACAATGTTGAGGTTCACGAGGTTAAGGCGGTTCCGGAAGGCGGATTGTATCGTTTTGTTTATACATTGCTTCCCATCTTCCCGATTCTGCTTCTTATCGTTGTTTATATCATTCGCAGCGTAACCGGAAGTAATGTTGATATCAGTGTTGAGGTAGCTTCTCTGCTCTCCTTCCTGATCGCTATCGTGTGTGAAATTATACGTACGAAGGATAGTGGAAAGGTATTGAAGCAAACAGAAGATTTCTTCAAGGGAATGGGAAGTTCCATGCCAATCGTTGCACTGCTGGTTGCAGCTAGTGTATTTGTATTAGGTCTGAATTCCATTGGTCTAATCGATGCTTTACAGACTGCCATGCTTGGTGTTCAGGGATCAGGAATGGGCTTTGTACTTCCGTTGATTCTGATGGGACTGACGATTCTGATCGTACTGCTGAGCGGAAGTGGAACAGCATTGTTCTATGCCATGGTTCCTTTGATGGTACCACTGGCTGAAGCTGCCGGAATCTCTGCCATCGCCGTATCCATTCCGATGGGACTGTGCGGTAATCTGATGCGTGCGGTATCCCCGGTTGCAGCCGTTGTTGTCATTGTTGCCGGTACGATTAAAGCGAACCCTCTGGATATTGTTAAGCGTACCTCTGTTCCTATGATCGCCGGTGTTGTTACCATGTTTGTTTTATCCATGATCATGTTCCTGTAA
- a CDS encoding prolipoprotein diacylglyceryl transferase, whose amino-acid sequence MTIFPDMKTVLTIGSLQVTWYAVLILSGAFLAYFLSLRQFKKWGYKEDVFENFFLMMLPIAIIGARLYYVIFEWNNLYAADPIRIFYIWEGGLAIHGGVIAGTIFGWFYFRRYQYNGLRIMDVVFPNMMLAQAIGRWGNFINQEAYGGVVNASFYDHFPAFIRDHMYIDGAFRQPTFLYESVGNLIGFVLITVVYKKHGRKKRGDLAFAYLAWYGMIRFFIEGMRTDSLMLGGLRVAQLVSLLGVLIGILGILGVWDKVFKNIYPFKKHKPAVIFDLDGTLVDTKELIYKSFEHTFAQYKPGYTLSEEEKQSFLGPTLKQSFLRYFKEEQVDEIIACYRAFNHEHHDEFVKPIPHVKETLEYLKANDYPLAVMSNKLQDIVRMGLKQFNLESYFEIILGGADVERPKPDPIGILTACEQLHVPHDDVVYVGDAPTDIEACKKMGAFSVAFVYEESRAQEMQLCKPCAIIRDMSDLITIIKEDHEWSDVTI is encoded by the coding sequence ATGACAATTTTTCCCGATATGAAAACCGTATTGACGATAGGATCCTTACAGGTCACATGGTACGCCGTGCTGATTCTGTCCGGTGCCTTTCTGGCATATTTTTTATCTCTTCGTCAGTTTAAGAAATGGGGGTATAAGGAAGATGTATTTGAAAACTTCTTTCTGATGATGCTGCCGATCGCCATCATCGGTGCCCGTCTGTATTATGTTATCTTTGAATGGAACAATCTGTATGCGGCAGACCCGATCCGTATCTTCTATATATGGGAGGGCGGTCTGGCGATTCACGGGGGTGTGATTGCCGGAACGATATTCGGATGGTTCTACTTCCGCCGCTATCAGTATAACGGACTGCGTATTATGGATGTTGTTTTTCCGAATATGATGCTTGCGCAGGCAATCGGCCGCTGGGGGAATTTCATAAATCAGGAGGCGTATGGCGGTGTGGTAAATGCCAGCTTCTATGATCATTTCCCGGCCTTTATCCGTGATCACATGTATATTGACGGTGCATTCCGTCAGCCGACCTTCCTGTATGAAAGCGTCGGAAATCTGATTGGCTTCGTATTGATTACCGTTGTTTATAAAAAACACGGCAGAAAAAAACGCGGGGATCTGGCATTTGCCTATCTGGCATGGTATGGCATGATTCGCTTCTTTATTGAAGGAATGCGAACCGATTCCCTGATGCTGGGAGGACTTCGCGTCGCACAGCTGGTATCTCTGCTCGGTGTCCTGATCGGCATTTTAGGAATACTCGGTGTCTGGGATAAGGTATTTAAAAACATCTATCCGTTTAAAAAGCACAAGCCGGCGGTGATCTTTGATCTGGACGGCACACTGGTGGATACCAAGGAGCTGATTTACAAGTCCTTTGAGCATACCTTTGCACAATACAAGCCGGGCTATACATTGAGTGAAGAGGAAAAGCAGTCCTTTCTGGGACCTACGCTGAAGCAGTCCTTCTTGCGCTATTTCAAGGAGGAACAGGTGGATGAAATCATCGCCTGCTATCGTGCTTTCAATCATGAGCATCATGATGAATTTGTCAAGCCGATTCCCCATGTGAAGGAAACGCTGGAATATTTAAAGGCAAACGATTATCCGCTTGCCGTCATGTCCAACAAGCTGCAGGACATTGTCCGTATGGGATTGAAGCAGTTTAATCTGGAATCGTATTTTGAGATTATCCTGGGCGGTGCGGACGTTGAGCGGCCGAAGCCCGATCCGATTGGTATTCTGACTGCCTGTGAACAGCTGCATGTTCCGCATGATGATGTTGTCTATGTAGGGGATGCACCTACGGATATAGAGGCATGTAAGAAGATGGGCGCCTTCTCGGTAGCCTTTGTCTATGAAGAATCACGGGCACAAGAGATGCAGTTGTGCAAACCCTGTGCTATCATTAGAGACATGTCTGATCTGATTACGATCATAAAGGAGGATCACGAATGGAGCGACGTTACGATTTAA